TTGCACAGTTAAAAACGAGGCCGATAACATCGCCGATTTGCTAGATTCGATGTTGGCACAAAGCCGCCAGCCCGATGAAATTGTGGTCAATGATTGCGGCTCAACCGACTCAACTGCTGCGATTGTTCAAACCTATATTGAGCGGGGTGCACCAATTCGCTTGGTCCATGGCGGTTTTAATATCTCTTCTGGTCGGAATAACGCTATTTTGCATGCCCAAGGCGACTTAATTGCCTCGACCGATGCTGGTTTAGCACTCGATCGCACATGGCTTGAACGAATTGTCGCACCACTCGAAGCAGATCAAGCAGATTTGGTGGCTGGGTTTTACCAAGCAGCACCGCGCAGCGATCTGGAAACCGCGATCGGCGCGACCAACTATCCTTTGGCCGAAGAAGTTGATTCAAGCCGATTTTTGGCGGCAGGGCAATCGGTGGCCTTTCGCAAAGTTGTGTGGCAAACCGTGGGCGGCTATCCCGAATGGCTCGACCATTGCGAAGATTTGGTGTTTGATCGGGCGGCAGTGGCGGCGGGTTTTCGCAGCACAGCGGTGCTCGATGCAGTTGTGCATTTTCAGCCGCGCTCAAGTTTTCGTGCCCTCTTTCGCCAATATTTCTTCTATGCACGCGGAGATGGGGTTGCCAACCTTTGGCCGTTACGCCATGCGATTCGCTATGCCACCTATCTCGGTCTACTCCTTTTGATCCGCAACCTGCCCCAACGCCCAGGGCTCTTCGGTGTTTTAAGTTTGGGGATTGCTGGCTACACCCGCAAACCCTATCGACGGTTATGGCGAGCAACCAAAGGCTGGTCATTAACTCGCCGCAGCAAAACCTTGAGTTTACCGCCATTAATTCGTATAGTTGGCGATCTTGCCAAAATGCTCGGCTACCCGGTTGGCTGGCTGGTACGCTTGCGCAAACCAACAAATGGCTGATTGACAAGCAGCAACAACCTTTGATAGCATCGATTTCTCTGGATTTTGAAGAAATAGGAGGATACCGATGCGTTATCGTCGCGGGTTGGCGTGTTTATTACTTGGCTTGGTTGGCTGTAGCAGTGCTACCACGCCCACCAGCCAACCCCAGCCAACCACCAATGTGATTGCCGCTGAGCCTACCATCCTACCAGCAGCAACAATTATTCCCACTGTAGCTGCAACGATGGCCCCAAGCCCCGAAGTGATGAGTGAACTCCTGCCCCAGCCGTTGTATGCGATTTCATCACAGCCCAATGGGGTGCAAATTATGCGCCTGGAAACTGATGGCAACACCCTCACGTCGATCACAAACGAGCCTAATGGCGTGTTTGATTATCATGTCAGCACGCTTGGCCAAATTGCCTACATTGCCGATAATGATCTGATTCTGGTTGATGGCTTGGGTCAAAATCGCCAAATTTTGGTGGATGGCCCAACGATTGACCCACAAGCAGATACCAACATTATGCATCGTGATCAATTGAATACGCCACGTTGGTCGCCTGATGGCAGTTCGATTGCCTTTTCATGGGGCGGTTTGCAAATCTACAATTTGATCACTGGCGAGCAAACGCTGCTGCAACCCCACACCAGTAGCAGCGATTCAGCGCTTGCCGACATTTACGATTACTCGGTGTTGTATGGCCCCAATAGTTGGTCGCCCGATGGTACAACCATTCTGGCTAATGCTGGTTTCGTGCCTGAGGGTGGCAATTTGGTGCTGTTTGATTTAACCACATCTGAGCCATTAACAATCACAATTGATGGCAATTATCCATGTTGCCATGTTGCTTGGGAGCCAGATGGCAGCGCAATCAACGTCACCAACGAAGCATTTGGCATGTTTCCAACTGGCTGGTGGCATATCAATCCGAGCACTGGCGAATCGAAGGCATTAATTGATGGCGATAATGTTGAGCCATTTCAGCCAGTTTCGAGTGTTTTCATGCAGCCCGATGGTAGTCACTTAGCCTTTGTGGGCACGGTCAACAGCAGCGATCCTATGCAGATTTCGGCTCCTTTGACCTTGAGCCAAGTTGGGCTTGATGGCACAATTACCGCTTTGCGCCAAGATAGTCAAACGGTTGGCAGTGTCCTATGGTCGCCTGATGGCAGCGGGGCAGTGATTGTGCCTTCGATGATGGCCGAAACCCAACTCCAATGGGTTCCGAGCAATGCTAGCCCAGTGGCTAATTTGGCCTTGAGCGGGGCTAATATGCAATGGGCAACGACCTTAGATCAGTAATTCAAAAAACTGCCACACTCAATATACTGGGTGTGGCAGGATTCTTTAATCGGCATTACGTTTTTCAGGTTCATCGAGAGTTACCGGCGCAGCGTGCAAACCATCACGATCAACATACAGTGGCGGAGTTGGCATTGTGCCATGTTCAAGGGCTGGGTTAGCTGCAACTGGCGGCACAACCGTAGCGTCGGATGCTTGTTCGCCAACGTAGGTACGCTCAAATTCATCAGCATCTTTAAATAATGGCTCACTCATAACAGACTCCTAAGCTAAATATCAAACCCTTATAGCCCAAGCTATAGCAGAAAATGCACCACGCCAGCATTTTTCGGCTATACTAGCAAGTACCTTAATGATTGAGCTTCATCAAAGGAGGCTCCTAGATGTATCGTCAACGCAACTCTGGTTGTATTAGTAGTTTGTTTTTTCTGCTCATCGGAGCACTTGGAATTATGGTCGTGCTGTCAATTACGGGCCTTTTCGATCCAATTGGCCTGTGGTTTACCAAACCGCAAACCGTCAATAATGCCCAAGGCCCAGCGATTGTGCAACAATTACGTGCTCGTGACGAGTGGATCACCTTTTCGTATCAGGCCGATCAAGTGATCGAGGCGCGGAGTGAAGGCAACTTCTTCCAAGAATTGCTCTATGGCGATCGAATTCTGTTGCAGGCTCGTGGCGAAGTAGCTGCTGGCATCGACATGAGCGAACTCCGCGATGATCAGATTGTGATCGAAGGCAAGTCGATTAAAATTACTTTGCCACCAGCTCGGATCATCTACTCGCGCCTCGATAATCAGGCGACGCGGGTTTACGATCGTGAACAAGGTTGGCTGAGTCGTGGTGATATCAATCTCGAAAGTGGTGCTCGTAATTTTGCTGA
The DNA window shown above is from Chloroflexota bacterium and carries:
- a CDS encoding glycosyltransferase, producing the protein MTQLSLICTVKNEADNIADLLDSMLAQSRQPDEIVVNDCGSTDSTAAIVQTYIERGAPIRLVHGGFNISSGRNNAILHAQGDLIASTDAGLALDRTWLERIVAPLEADQADLVAGFYQAAPRSDLETAIGATNYPLAEEVDSSRFLAAGQSVAFRKVVWQTVGGYPEWLDHCEDLVFDRAAVAAGFRSTAVLDAVVHFQPRSSFRALFRQYFFYARGDGVANLWPLRHAIRYATYLGLLLLIRNLPQRPGLFGVLSLGIAGYTRKPYRRLWRATKGWSLTRRSKTLSLPPLIRIVGDLAKMLGYPVGWLVRLRKPTNG
- a CDS encoding DUF4230 domain-containing protein; translated protein: MYRQRNSGCISSLFFLLIGALGIMVVLSITGLFDPIGLWFTKPQTVNNAQGPAIVQQLRARDEWITFSYQADQVIEARSEGNFFQELLYGDRILLQARGEVAAGIDMSELRDDQIVIEGKSIKITLPPARIIYSRLDNQATRVYDREQGWLSRGDINLESGARNFAEQSIIANACESGVLDRAAVEAQKNVSDLLYAVDYTNVTVIVSKVGDCAGSANQMATQQPNAIEPTAPANVPTNSTAQPSVAPTPTSSGGSLSGTAVPIKP